In a genomic window of Primulina huaijiensis isolate GDHJ02 chromosome 10, ASM1229523v2, whole genome shotgun sequence:
- the LOC140986545 gene encoding uncharacterized protein, with protein MDTSLANAALRPPVLDGTNYSLWKRVINGWTSPSILDQNGDSLPKPETDWTTDEVQNSNYKSKALNVIFTSVDMNMFSLIKNCTSAKSAWDILQRHCEGSESVRRTRLRMEESENILDYDRRLREIANEAFSLGDPISNERLVSKVLRSLPERFNIKICAIDEAKDTSQMALEDLIDSLRTFEMNMDMQKKDKGKTIAFQVSNDCYNDFLQISQEVNESDFCEDSISFITKKFGDYLKRIIDKKKEAQFSKFPSLPAPERPQKFPAKQQFQPRNEDKGQFNSKKYDSVQCRECKGFGHYANECANRLRKNKDYNVSLSDEESDDEEKPIDE; from the exons ATGGACACATCACTTGCAAACGCAGCACTTCGACCACCAGTCCTAGATGGAACCAATTACAGTCTATGGAAG CGTGTCATCAATGGATGGACTTCACCAAGCATACTAGATCAAAATGGTGACAGCTTGCCAAAACCCGAAACTGACTGGACTACTGATGAAGTGCAAAACTCGAACTACAAGTCAAAGGCCTTGAATGTTATATTTACTTCGGTTGACATGAACATGTTCAGTTTGATCAAAAACTGTACGTCTGCTAAAAGTGCATGGGATATCCTTCAAAGACACTGTGAAGGTTCTGAGAGTGTGCGACGAACCAGATTGAGGATGGAAGAATCTGAAAATATACTAGACTATGATCGTCGCCTACGGGAAATTGCTAATGAGGCGTTCAGTCTTGGAGACCCTATCTCCAATGAGCGTTTAGTTAGCAAGGTCCTTCGTTCTTTGCCCGAGagatttaacataaaaatttgcGCAATAGATGAGGCTAAGGACACTTCTCAGATGGCTTTGGAAGATCTTATCGATTCACTTCGGACCTTCGAGATGAacatggatatgcagaagaaagATAAGGGGAAGACAATAGCATTCCAAGTCTCAAATGATTGCTATAatgattttcttcaaatatcccaAGAAGTTAATGAATCAGACTTTTGTGAGGACTCTATCTCCTTTATCACAAAGAAATTCGGGGATTACTTGAAAAGAATCatagacaagaagaaggaagcacaattttcgaaatttccaaGTCTTCCAGCACCTGAAAGGCCACAAAAGTTTCCTGCCAAGCAACAATTTCAACCAAGGAATGAAGACAAGGGACAATTTAACTCAAAAAAGTATGATTCAGTGCAGTGTAGGGAATGCAAAGGCTTCGGTCACTATGCCAATGAATGTGCCAACAGATTACGCAAGAATAAAGACTACAATGTATCTCTAAGCGATGAAGAATCTGATGATGAGGAGAAGCCTATTGATGAATAA
- the LOC140985692 gene encoding dof zinc finger protein 1-like produces MDTDVQWPQGIGVVKPQVDQKKPRPQKEQAINCPRCSSTNTKFCYYNNYSLSQPRYFCKTCRRYWTEGGTLRNVPVGGGSRKNKRSSAAVLPSVNSSKKLVIPSPPKFSPQNPKIHEGQDLNLAYNPSHYNGFPEHVPFPFGSDAKNLESQNPNNPSSNPSYFPVMELLKTGISSMGSLGSFMTNIPPLSDNPNSVFTSGNNFPVHGFKSSLSFSLDHGVVHNQNGYGNLQDHTNSSRILFPFEELKPVSTNHEQFEQDREQAESNGYWNGMLAEGSW; encoded by the exons ATGGATACTGATGTTCAGTGGCCACAG GGAATTGGAGTTGTGAAACCACAAGTTGATCAGAAGAAGCCAAGGCCTCAAAAGGAACAAGCTATAAACTGCCCTAGATGTAGTTCTACAAACACAAAGTTCTGTTATTACAACAACTACAGTCTCTCTCAGCCAAGGTACTTTTGCAAGACTTGTAGGAGGTACTGGACCGAAGGTGGAACCTTAAGAAATGTTCCAGTTGGTGGAGgatcaagaaaaaacaaaagatcTTCTGCTGCTGTGCTGCCTTCCGTAAATTCTTCCAAGAAATTAGTGATCCCGAGCCCACCAAAATTTTCACCTCAGAATCCGAAGATCCACGAAGGGCAGGACCTGAATTTAGCTTATAATCCATCCCATTACAATGGATTCCCTGAACACGTTCCTTTTCCATTCGGAAGTGACGCAAAAAATCTTGAATCTCAAAACCCTAATAACCCTTCTTCCAATCCttcttattttccagtcatGGAGCTTCTTAAGACGGGGATCAGCTCAATGGGATCACTGGGTTCTTTTATGACAAACATCCCACCACTTTCTGATAATCCCAACTCAGTTTTTACATCTGGTAATAACTTTCCCGTGCATGGATTCAAATCAAGCTTGAGTTTTTCATTAGATCATGGAGTTGTTCATAATCAAAATGGATATGGGAATCTGCAAGATCACACAAACTCATCGAGGATATTGTTCCCTTTTGAAGAACTGAAGCCTGTTTCGACAAATCATGAGCAATTTGAGCAAGATAGAGAGCAGGCAGAATCAAATGGATACTGGAATGGAATGCTTGCGGAGGGTTCTTGGTGA